One genomic region from Oligoflexus sp. encodes:
- a CDS encoding leucine-rich repeat domain-containing protein yields the protein MLKTMAFFGLILLMLSCGGASPSSSHVDMVGGQVVPENSPAFRSTVSLSKVNRSGIDSFCSGTLIAPNLVLTAAHCIDGLKSGKQFVVLFGQGEDDPQAVTVPVLAFEAYRPKDGSRYYPNFDIAWVKLDGVAPAGYEPAEILRSADQLKPVIGKTDAVLLSGFGRTKTDCPASEAGCSGQRLQVQTYLRRFVNVAHFQQLMVIGPKPLFGTCSGDSGGSAFAQVNGRWYVLGDLNGKNLALNSSAVWDSARICESGESIYTFAGAYVDWLQSSSGVSLSFDEKNNPQGAGLLPVDRPESLGANPDLARMLAYNNPEDSLWVTAEAMMSSFGEEGKREILELDQVVTDPKRAAAQMALWTSFKYTGVSFDISNLALKDRQLTDLRPLMGLKKLQKLELVGNRLGDVTALGQLEDLEELTLGNNYDFASKARIPYDLSFLGRLKKMRVLNLGSNAGNLDLTQVPWESLSQLEVLDISANDSIKLEQVKFSSLPRLHTLIVANAGLTDIAALAEATSLRSLDLRNNNIQDIGVLSKLPQVQMLDLSQNQIEDFSSVADLKELKTLKALANPQKIKACPEGAQCLYNPDPQPTFTAYCEFAKNLSDEDRALWEAHKTVILLLREVGQKTLAEADCAAADTALQAKKKLEFSGLKAAPWMSDLSPLMPLTQLEELVLDHQNFRDVTPLLALHELRFLNLSSNKLTTVDALAGLPKLQKLILDSNKLTDISALSAIPGLWVSAIGNPDLPKTCPLPLGQCVLEKPAS from the coding sequence ATGCTGAAAACCATGGCTTTTTTCGGTCTTATCCTCCTTATGCTGTCCTGTGGCGGCGCGAGCCCCTCAAGCTCCCATGTGGACATGGTAGGCGGTCAGGTCGTGCCCGAAAATAGTCCGGCTTTTCGCTCCACGGTTTCCCTGTCCAAGGTGAATCGCAGTGGGATTGACTCGTTTTGCAGCGGTACCCTGATTGCGCCCAATCTCGTGCTGACGGCGGCGCACTGCATAGACGGCTTGAAATCAGGGAAGCAGTTCGTCGTGCTCTTCGGTCAGGGTGAAGACGATCCGCAGGCGGTGACCGTTCCCGTCCTTGCCTTTGAAGCCTATCGCCCGAAAGATGGTTCCCGATATTATCCGAACTTCGATATCGCCTGGGTCAAGCTCGATGGGGTCGCGCCCGCTGGCTACGAACCTGCGGAAATCTTGCGTTCGGCGGATCAGCTGAAGCCGGTCATCGGCAAGACCGATGCCGTGCTTCTGTCGGGCTTTGGCCGCACCAAAACGGATTGCCCTGCAAGCGAGGCCGGCTGCTCCGGACAGAGGCTTCAGGTTCAGACCTATCTGCGCCGCTTTGTGAACGTCGCGCATTTTCAGCAGCTGATGGTCATCGGTCCCAAGCCGCTTTTTGGAACCTGCAGTGGGGACTCCGGGGGATCGGCCTTTGCCCAGGTGAACGGCCGCTGGTACGTGCTGGGTGATTTGAACGGCAAAAACCTTGCTCTGAACAGTTCGGCGGTCTGGGATTCGGCGCGGATCTGTGAATCGGGTGAATCCATTTATACCTTCGCCGGGGCTTATGTGGATTGGCTGCAGTCCTCGTCGGGCGTCAGCCTTTCTTTCGATGAAAAAAATAATCCCCAAGGCGCCGGCCTTTTGCCCGTCGATCGTCCAGAGAGCTTGGGTGCGAACCCTGACCTTGCGCGCATGCTGGCCTATAACAATCCTGAAGATTCCTTGTGGGTGACAGCCGAAGCCATGATGTCGAGCTTCGGTGAAGAAGGCAAACGCGAGATCCTCGAATTGGATCAGGTCGTGACGGATCCCAAACGCGCCGCGGCGCAGATGGCTCTTTGGACGTCGTTCAAATATACCGGCGTGAGTTTTGATATCAGTAACCTCGCGCTCAAGGATCGGCAGCTTACAGACCTGCGGCCTTTGATGGGCCTTAAAAAACTGCAGAAGCTTGAGCTGGTCGGCAATCGCCTCGGCGATGTCACAGCCTTGGGCCAGCTTGAGGATTTGGAAGAACTCACGCTCGGCAATAACTATGATTTTGCGAGCAAGGCGCGGATTCCCTACGATTTGAGCTTCCTGGGCCGCCTGAAAAAAATGCGGGTGCTGAACCTTGGGTCGAATGCGGGAAACCTTGATCTGACCCAGGTGCCCTGGGAAAGCCTGAGCCAGCTTGAGGTCCTTGATATCAGCGCCAACGACAGCATCAAGCTGGAGCAGGTGAAATTCTCCAGCCTGCCACGCCTTCATACCTTGATCGTCGCCAATGCAGGACTCACGGATATTGCCGCTCTTGCTGAGGCCACCAGCCTTCGCAGTCTGGACCTTCGCAATAACAACATCCAGGATATCGGCGTTCTGTCCAAGCTGCCTCAGGTGCAGATGCTGGATCTTTCGCAGAATCAGATCGAGGATTTTTCATCGGTTGCGGATTTGAAGGAACTGAAGACTCTGAAGGCGCTGGCCAATCCGCAGAAAATCAAGGCCTGTCCCGAGGGTGCGCAATGTCTTTATAATCCTGATCCTCAGCCGACCTTCACCGCTTACTGTGAATTCGCAAAGAATCTGAGTGATGAAGATCGGGCGCTTTGGGAAGCTCACAAGACCGTGATCCTCCTTCTGCGTGAAGTCGGACAGAAGACTTTGGCCGAAGCTGATTGCGCGGCTGCTGATACGGCGCTTCAGGCTAAAAAAAAACTTGAATTTTCCGGCCTGAAAGCGGCCCCATGGATGTCGGATCTGAGTCCCCTGATGCCGTTGACGCAGCTGGAGGAGCTGGTGTTGGATCACCAGAACTTTCGGGATGTGACGCCGCTTCTGGCTCTGCATGAGCTGCGCTTTCTGAATCTGAGCAGCAATAAACTGACCACGGTCGATGCGCTCGCCGGCCTGCCGAAGCTTCAGAAATTAATTCTGGATTCCAATAAATTGACCGATATCAGCGCTCTTTCCGCGATTCCTGGCCTCTGGGTTTCCGCGATCGGCAATCCTGATCTTCCGAAGACCTGCCCGCTTCCCCTTGGCCAGTGCGTTCTTGAAAAACCTGCCTCCTGA